In the genome of Pseudomonas sp. HS6, one region contains:
- the ggt gene encoding gamma-glutamyltransferase — MKYEPFAKSLIATSLALSCLMAHAASVAPVAAENGMVVTAQHLATHVGVDVLKSGGNAVDAAVAVGYALAVVYPAAGNLGGGGFMTIQLADGRKTFLDFREKAPLAATADMYLDKQGNVIPDLSTRGHLAVGVPGTVSGMELALTKYGTKPRKDMIAPAIKLAEEGFELEQGDVDLLDYATDVFKKDIKDSGSIFLSNGEPMQVGQKLVQKDLGKTLRTISEKGADGFYKGWVADAIVTSSQANKGIITQADLDKYKTRELAPVECDYRGYHVVSAPPPSSGGVVICQIMNILEGYPMKDLGFHSAQGMHYQIEAMRHAYVDRNSYLGDPDFVKNPIEHLLDKNYATKLRDAIQPQKAGVSAELKPGVAPHEGSNTTHYSIVDKWGNAVSVTYTLNDWFGAGVMASKTGVILNDEMDDFTSKVGVPNMYGLVQGEANAIAPGKAPLSSMSPTIVTKDGKVVMVVGTPGGSRIITATLLTMLNVIDYGMGLQEAVDAPRFHQQWMPEQTNLEDYAASPDTKKILESWGHKFAGPQDANHIAAILVGAPSLGGKPVGKNRFYGANDPRRNTGLSLGY; from the coding sequence ATGAAGTACGAACCTTTTGCCAAATCGCTGATTGCGACCTCACTGGCGCTCAGCTGCCTCATGGCCCACGCCGCCTCGGTGGCACCGGTCGCCGCCGAAAACGGCATGGTGGTCACCGCCCAGCATCTGGCGACCCATGTGGGTGTCGATGTGCTGAAAAGTGGAGGCAATGCGGTGGATGCGGCGGTCGCCGTAGGCTACGCACTGGCGGTGGTTTACCCGGCAGCGGGCAACCTCGGTGGTGGTGGCTTCATGACCATTCAACTGGCGGACGGACGCAAGACCTTCCTCGACTTCCGGGAGAAAGCTCCGCTGGCCGCAACGGCCGACATGTACCTCGACAAGCAGGGCAACGTCATTCCGGACCTGAGTACCCGTGGTCACCTCGCGGTTGGCGTTCCCGGCACCGTGTCCGGCATGGAGCTGGCGCTGACCAAGTACGGCACTAAGCCGCGCAAGGACATGATCGCCCCGGCGATCAAACTGGCGGAAGAAGGTTTTGAGCTGGAGCAGGGTGACGTCGATCTGCTGGATTACGCCACCGACGTGTTCAAGAAGGACATCAAGGATTCCGGCTCGATCTTCCTGAGCAACGGCGAGCCGATGCAGGTCGGGCAGAAACTGGTGCAGAAGGACCTCGGTAAAACCCTGCGCACCATTTCCGAAAAAGGCGCGGACGGTTTCTATAAAGGCTGGGTCGCCGACGCGATCGTCACGTCCAGCCAGGCCAACAAGGGCATCATCACCCAGGCCGACCTCGACAAATACAAGACCCGCGAACTGGCTCCGGTGGAGTGCGACTATCGCGGTTATCACGTCGTGTCGGCGCCGCCGCCAAGCTCCGGCGGGGTGGTGATCTGCCAGATCATGAACATTCTCGAAGGCTACCCGATGAAGGATCTGGGCTTCCATTCGGCCCAGGGCATGCACTATCAGATCGAGGCGATGCGTCACGCCTATGTGGATCGCAACAGCTATCTGGGCGACCCGGATTTCGTAAAGAATCCGATCGAACACCTGCTGGACAAGAACTATGCGACCAAGCTGCGTGACGCGATCCAGCCGCAAAAGGCTGGTGTGTCTGCGGAGCTCAAACCCGGCGTTGCGCCCCACGAAGGCAGCAACACCACGCACTATTCGATCGTCGACAAATGGGGCAACGCGGTGTCTGTCACCTACACCCTCAACGACTGGTTCGGCGCAGGCGTGATGGCGAGCAAGACCGGGGTAATCCTCAACGATGAAATGGACGACTTCACCTCGAAAGTCGGCGTGCCGAACATGTATGGCCTGGTGCAGGGCGAAGCCAATGCCATCGCGCCCGGCAAGGCGCCCTTGTCGTCGATGAGCCCGACCATCGTCACCAAGGACGGCAAGGTGGTGATGGTGGTGGGCACGCCGGGTGGCAGCCGCATCATCACGGCAACCTTGCTGACCATGCTCAATGTCATTGACTACGGCATGGGCCTGCAGGAAGCGGTCGATGCGCCGCGTTTCCACCAGCAGTGGATGCCGGAACAGACCAACCTCGAGGACTACGCCGCCAGCCCCGACACGAAGAAGATTCTCGAGAGCTGGGGCCATAAGTTTGCCGGCCCGCAGGATGCCAACCACATCGCCGCGATTCTGGTCGGCGCACCGTCGCTGGGCGGTAAACCGGTCGGCAAGAACCGCTTCTACGGCGCCAACGATCCACGGCGCAACACCGGGTTGTCATTGGGTTACTGA